From the genome of Phycicoccus duodecadis:
GCCACCGCGTCGGGCGAGCGGGTGGCGACCTCCTCGATGAACCGGGTGGCGGCGACGAACGGCTCCTCGTGGACCTCGCTCGCCAGCCCGAGCTCGACGGCCCGCTCGCCACTGACGACCTCGCCGGTCATCGTGAGCCGCTTGGCGACGTCCATCCGCACCTGCTGGCTCAGCGCCTGCATCCCGCTCATGTCGGGGACCAGCCCCCACTTCGCCTCGAGCACCGACCAGCGGGCGTCGGGGGTGGTCATCCGCAGGTCGGCCGCCAGCGCGATCTGCAGGCCGCCGCCGTAGCAGTGGCCGTGCACCGCGGCGACGACCGGGACCGGCAGCCGGCGCCAGGCCCAGCACGCCTCCTGGAAGAGGTTGGTGCCACGCCAGGGCCGCGGGACGAAGGCACGCGCGACCCGGCGCGGTTGCGCCATCACGGTCGCGAAGTCCAGCCCCGCGCAGAACGAGTCGCCGCTGCCCCCCAGCACGACCCCCCGCAGGGTCCGGTCGCGGCGCAGCCGGCCGGCGGTCTCGACCAGCGCCTCGAGGGTGTCGAGGGTCAGGGCGTTGAGCTTCTCGGGCCGGTCGAGGCGGACCTGGGCGATGCCGCCCTCGACGCTGCAGGTGACGGGGGCTGACATGCCGCCAGCCTACGAGCAGTGTCGAGAGGGGCGCGTGGGCGCGGCCGGTGGCTTCCGCTGGGTGTCAGGGCGGTGGGCCGCGGGCCGGCCGGATGACCTCGGCCGGGT
Proteins encoded in this window:
- a CDS encoding crotonase/enoyl-CoA hydratase family protein, with the protein product MSAPVTCSVEGGIAQVRLDRPEKLNALTLDTLEALVETAGRLRRDRTLRGVVLGGSGDSFCAGLDFATVMAQPRRVARAFVPRPWRGTNLFQEACWAWRRLPVPVVAAVHGHCYGGGLQIALAADLRMTTPDARWSVLEAKWGLVPDMSGMQALSQQVRMDVAKRLTMTGEVVSGERAVELGLASEVHEEPFVAATRFIEEVATRSPDAVAATKRLFERTWTSGPRRTFAGERLEQALLLRRGNTRAAREAALRRETPSFGPRAR